A region of Selenomonadales bacterium 4137-cl DNA encodes the following proteins:
- a CDS encoding recombinase family protein, giving the protein MNVAIMIRVSTPEQSRSDISIPFQKSATMAYCKAKQWNIHDFYIDDGYSGKNLDRPGIQRLIKDAKAKKFDMVLVWKLDRLSRRQKDVLYLIEDVFLANSIDIASVTENLDTSTAMGRAMVSIMAVFAQLERETIIERVTAAKKEAAEQGRFMGGPIPYGYKQDPTTRELSLDEIEAEVIRWIFREYLHGGMGYQGLADDLTSRKVPVPADSEIWGRTTVRQMIANPFFAGLVKHGEKLFKGKHPAIVSEEDWTAAQKLRAARSNYAPEFRGGLLTGIIYCGECGARMRIKRVWKNIKYKKGKAAYYVCYSQDASCKAMIKNISCRCGYKRVDYIDDYVVHQLRQYSQNERLQRKKAEELLRPEEIMATSKVADKVRRELDGINKKLDRWYSVFESSPNMKIEELNARVDTLRDRRQILEKQLAECEEKGEEARVRETTVTELITAMQNFDANWHDASDEERRAIVLGMIKSVKVYKDDRIDIELGVV; this is encoded by the coding sequence ATGAACGTCGCCATAATGATCCGCGTATCGACACCAGAACAGTCCCGCTCAGACATCTCCATCCCCTTCCAGAAGTCGGCGACAATGGCCTATTGCAAAGCTAAACAGTGGAACATTCACGACTTCTACATCGACGACGGCTACTCCGGCAAAAACCTAGACCGTCCGGGCATCCAGCGCCTCATCAAGGACGCCAAGGCCAAAAAATTCGACATGGTGCTCGTGTGGAAGCTTGACCGCCTCAGCCGCCGGCAGAAGGACGTGCTCTACCTCATAGAGGATGTGTTCCTCGCCAATTCCATCGACATTGCCAGCGTCACTGAGAACCTTGATACCTCGACCGCTATGGGGCGGGCAATGGTGTCGATTATGGCCGTCTTTGCGCAGCTCGAGCGCGAGACGATCATCGAGCGCGTCACGGCCGCGAAGAAAGAGGCCGCCGAGCAGGGTCGGTTTATGGGCGGCCCCATCCCCTACGGGTATAAACAGGATCCGACGACAAGAGAGCTGTCACTGGATGAGATAGAGGCGGAGGTTATCCGGTGGATCTTCCGCGAATATCTGCATGGCGGCATGGGCTACCAGGGCCTGGCCGACGACCTAACGAGCCGAAAAGTGCCCGTCCCGGCAGATTCCGAGATATGGGGCCGGACCACAGTCAGGCAAATGATAGCTAATCCATTCTTCGCAGGGCTTGTCAAACACGGTGAAAAGCTGTTTAAGGGTAAGCACCCGGCCATCGTCTCTGAGGAGGATTGGACGGCCGCTCAGAAGCTGAGAGCGGCACGCTCGAACTATGCGCCCGAATTCCGTGGCGGTCTTCTGACCGGCATCATCTACTGCGGAGAGTGCGGCGCCCGGATGCGAATAAAGCGGGTCTGGAAGAATATCAAGTACAAGAAGGGCAAGGCCGCTTATTACGTCTGCTACTCCCAGGACGCCAGCTGCAAAGCGATGATTAAAAATATATCCTGCCGCTGCGGCTATAAGCGAGTAGACTATATCGACGACTATGTCGTACATCAGCTCCGTCAGTACAGCCAAAATGAGCGCCTACAGCGAAAGAAGGCCGAGGAGCTACTGCGGCCAGAAGAGATCATGGCGACCTCCAAGGTGGCCGATAAGGTGCGTCGGGAGCTGGACGGCATCAATAAGAAGCTCGATAGATGGTATTCAGTATTCGAGAGTAGCCCTAATATGAAGATCGAGGAACTGAACGCACGGGTAGATACGCTCCGCGATCGACGCCAGATCCTTGAAAAGCAATTGGCCGAATGTGAGGAGAAAGGCGAGGAAGCGCGGGTCAGGGAAACAACCGTGACCGAGCTAATCACAGCCATGCAGAACTTCGACGCCAACTGGCATGACGCCTCAGATGAGGAGCGCCGGGCGATTGTACTCGGAATGATAAAAAGCGTGAAGGTCTACAAAGACGACCGGATAGATATTGAATTAGGGGTAGTATAG
- a CDS encoding Bro-N domain-containing protein gives MNELRLVKSESFGTVKCDFYHGDDAICMTSEQLGQALGYADPQKAISNLANRNMYLNAPEFSGFLNLRTPGGMQLTRVFTEDGIYEVAMLARTDQANAFRAWVRSVIKSIRRTGAYAVQEMSQLEILAQATQALVKQERMLRQQQEQIETLGHRINSLDAANIDGDRRQRLEKMVKRYAWQQGLIYSVAWHHFDDAFNTAYRVNLTARRENYCKKNGLKAITRPEYLEAAGLIEDAIRVADKMLNKEQAG, from the coding sequence GTGAACGAGCTACGGCTGGTTAAGTCCGAATCCTTCGGCACTGTCAAATGCGACTTCTACCATGGCGACGACGCCATCTGTATGACCTCGGAGCAGTTGGGACAGGCCCTCGGGTACGCCGACCCCCAGAAGGCGATCAGCAACCTGGCGAACCGAAACATGTACCTCAATGCGCCGGAGTTTTCGGGATTCCTCAACTTGAGGACACCCGGAGGAATGCAGTTAACCCGCGTATTCACTGAGGACGGCATATACGAGGTGGCCATGCTGGCCCGCACGGACCAGGCCAACGCCTTCCGCGCGTGGGTAAGGTCGGTGATAAAGTCCATCCGCAGGACCGGCGCCTATGCTGTGCAGGAAATGTCGCAGCTTGAAATCCTCGCCCAGGCCACGCAGGCGCTGGTGAAGCAGGAACGGATGCTCAGGCAGCAGCAGGAGCAGATCGAAACCCTCGGGCACCGCATCAACAGCCTTGATGCCGCCAACATCGACGGCGACCGACGGCAGCGGCTGGAGAAGATGGTCAAGCGGTACGCCTGGCAGCAGGGCCTTATCTACAGCGTAGCCTGGCATCACTTCGACGACGCATTCAACACAGCCTACCGCGTCAACCTGACCGCCCGGCGGGAGAACTACTGCAAGAAAAACGGCCTGAAGGCCATCACGCGGCCCGAGTATCTGGAGGCGGCCGGCCTGATCGAGGACGCTATCCGGGTGGCGGATAAGATGCTGAACAAGGAACAAGCGGGATAA
- a CDS encoding radical SAM protein, whose protein sequence is MDPFTRERAGTGVDEWAKHRYNIGRGCSHNCAYCYARADAVDRWKRIRPEDWTTERINQAAVDKRWYSKADDVIMFPTTHDITSIYLESAVIALSRMLAAGNDVLIVSKPHLDCIERLCAELTDYRRQILFRFTIGSMDADTCALWEPGAPPPEERIKSLLFARAAGFNTSVSIEPNLGGVLNAVSVVEAVDIYVTHDIWIGKMNKIDQRVKEQSPELAEAIARLKVAQNDTNTMLLYHCLRQNPKVAWKDSIREVVARCSVPQ, encoded by the coding sequence ATGGACCCCTTCACCCGCGAACGCGCCGGCACCGGCGTTGACGAATGGGCCAAGCATCGCTACAACATCGGCCGCGGCTGCAGCCACAACTGCGCCTATTGCTACGCCCGGGCCGACGCCGTCGACCGATGGAAGCGCATCCGGCCGGAGGACTGGACAACCGAGCGCATCAACCAGGCGGCCGTCGACAAGCGCTGGTATAGCAAAGCCGACGACGTAATCATGTTTCCCACCACCCACGACATTACGTCGATCTACCTGGAGTCGGCCGTCATTGCCCTCAGTCGCATGCTCGCCGCTGGCAATGATGTCCTGATCGTCAGCAAACCTCACCTCGATTGCATCGAGCGGCTCTGCGCGGAGCTTACCGATTACCGCCGGCAAATACTTTTCCGATTCACCATCGGCAGCATGGACGCCGACACCTGCGCACTATGGGAGCCGGGGGCGCCGCCGCCGGAGGAGCGCATTAAATCACTTTTGTTTGCCAGAGCAGCCGGCTTCAACACCTCCGTCTCTATCGAGCCAAACCTGGGCGGCGTACTCAATGCTGTCAGCGTTGTTGAGGCAGTCGATATTTACGTCACCCACGACATCTGGATCGGCAAGATGAACAAGATCGACCAGCGGGTAAAGGAGCAGAGCCCGGAGCTGGCCGAGGCCATCGCTCGGCTGAAGGTCGCCCAGAACGACACCAATACGATGCTGCTCTATCACTGCCTGCGCCAGAACCCGAAGGTAGCCTGGAAGGACAGCATCCGGGAAGTGGTGGCGAGATGTTCGGTACCCCAATAA
- a CDS encoding MBL fold metallo-hydrolase codes for MDIDILASSSAGNAYRVSDGKTGLLLDCGLAWREIQRILHFQTSALAGILLTHEHGDHAKAARDAAKAGLDIFSGQGTFDALALSGHRCHPAKARHQFRLGTFTVLPFDTVHDAAEPLGFLLASGDEKLVYLTDTAYSRYMFPGLTHILVEANYSDDILRERVESGEVDVAMKSRLLRSHMSLQTCKEFLLANDLSQVEAIYLIHLSNGNSDAARFKREVQAATGKPVYVAG; via the coding sequence ATGGACATCGATATCCTCGCCAGCAGCAGCGCCGGCAACGCCTATCGCGTCAGTGACGGCAAGACCGGCCTCCTGCTGGACTGCGGCCTCGCCTGGCGGGAGATTCAGCGGATCCTGCACTTTCAGACATCGGCGCTCGCCGGTATCCTGCTCACCCATGAGCACGGTGACCACGCAAAGGCCGCCAGGGACGCCGCGAAGGCGGGGCTGGACATCTTCTCCGGGCAGGGCACATTCGACGCTCTGGCGCTGTCAGGGCACCGCTGCCACCCCGCCAAAGCCCGGCACCAGTTCCGCCTCGGCACCTTCACCGTGCTGCCATTCGATACCGTCCACGACGCGGCCGAGCCCCTGGGCTTCCTTCTGGCCAGCGGCGACGAGAAGCTGGTCTACCTGACCGACACGGCCTACAGCCGCTATATGTTCCCTGGATTAACCCATATACTCGTCGAGGCCAACTACAGCGACGACATTCTGCGGGAGCGCGTCGAGAGCGGGGAGGTGGATGTGGCCATGAAAAGCCGCCTGCTACGGTCGCACATGTCATTGCAGACCTGTAAAGAGTTCCTGCTGGCCAATGATTTATCGCAGGTCGAGGCCATTTATCTGATTCACCTGAGCAACGGCAACAGCGACGCCGCCCGCTTCAAGCGCGAGGTACAGGCGGCGACAGGAAAGCCCGTCTACGTGGCGGGATAG
- a CDS encoding DEAD/DEAH box helicase yields MTVPQYLQFPSEAEYYYGTLTFNERKQDWEIEGEPCVIEIAQRLFPGSKTYDRTRVRFRTNRRTNGDLNWLMLRYPLRIADEAKWRQTYEETVQHVLKREAINKAPTKVTPPPAFTGTLREYQKESLAHLMHNRRTLDADEMGLGKTPIALAFLSAVNAWPALIVVPPHLILGWLDKIAQFLDLPPSIGQAPTLFSKGKAVPPFVHVIKGLKPYDLPTADIYIMHYLILRGWKNELPEYGFKTVIFDEIQELRHRQTEKYSAASLVADKAENVIGLSGTPIYGRGGQIWNVMNIIDFHCLSDWESFSRTWCYGYDGDIVTDPANLGDYLKREGLMIRHTKADVLGELPPKRRVVEPIESDQAVFSNLIREAVEKAQGYDAIKDMLEKGRVKREIEGAARMATGIAKASAVCAFVRMLLEAGEKVLLFAYHHAVFDIYMEELREFRPGKITGQEDAAAKNEAVEMFKSGMTPLCCISLRTAAGLDGLQVATSVVFGELDWSPAIHSQCEDRAHRIGQENSILCYYLVSEDGSDETIQEALGLKTEQFLGLMGDKAETEEDRAIAQTVATQHMSNLVEKIKAIKLNKVKSPA; encoded by the coding sequence ATGACCGTTCCGCAATACCTGCAGTTCCCCTCTGAAGCCGAGTATTATTACGGCACCCTGACCTTCAACGAACGAAAACAGGACTGGGAAATAGAAGGGGAGCCCTGCGTCATCGAAATCGCGCAGCGCCTCTTTCCCGGCTCCAAAACCTATGACCGCACCCGCGTCCGCTTCCGCACCAACCGGCGCACCAACGGCGACCTTAACTGGCTGATGCTCCGCTACCCTCTCCGAATCGCCGATGAAGCGAAGTGGCGGCAGACGTATGAGGAAACCGTCCAGCATGTCCTAAAGCGGGAGGCCATCAACAAGGCCCCGACGAAGGTCACGCCCCCGCCGGCATTTACCGGGACGCTCAGGGAGTACCAGAAGGAAAGCTTGGCCCACCTGATGCACAACCGGCGAACACTCGACGCTGACGAGATGGGCCTGGGCAAGACGCCGATCGCGCTGGCGTTCCTCTCAGCGGTGAACGCCTGGCCGGCCCTGATTGTCGTTCCTCCGCACCTTATTCTGGGGTGGCTCGACAAGATTGCCCAATTCCTCGACCTCCCGCCGTCGATAGGGCAGGCGCCAACATTGTTTAGCAAGGGCAAGGCAGTACCCCCGTTCGTCCATGTCATCAAGGGACTGAAACCCTACGACCTGCCGACTGCTGACATCTACATCATGCACTACCTCATCCTGCGAGGCTGGAAGAACGAACTGCCGGAATACGGCTTCAAGACGGTGATCTTCGACGAGATCCAGGAGCTCCGGCACCGGCAAACGGAGAAATACTCCGCCGCCTCGCTGGTGGCGGACAAGGCCGAGAATGTCATAGGATTATCCGGTACCCCGATTTACGGCCGCGGCGGCCAGATATGGAACGTCATGAACATCATCGACTTCCATTGCCTCTCGGACTGGGAGAGCTTTTCGAGAACATGGTGCTATGGCTACGACGGCGATATCGTCACCGATCCGGCTAACCTCGGCGACTACCTAAAGCGCGAGGGCCTGATGATCCGCCACACCAAGGCCGACGTTCTCGGCGAGCTGCCGCCTAAGCGTCGAGTGGTTGAGCCTATCGAATCCGATCAGGCCGTATTCAGCAACCTGATACGCGAAGCCGTCGAGAAGGCCCAAGGTTACGACGCCATCAAGGACATGCTGGAGAAGGGCAGAGTGAAGAGGGAGATCGAGGGAGCGGCCCGTATGGCTACCGGAATAGCCAAGGCTTCCGCCGTCTGCGCTTTCGTCAGGATGCTGCTGGAGGCCGGGGAAAAAGTGCTGTTGTTCGCCTACCATCACGCGGTGTTCGACATCTACATGGAGGAGCTGCGGGAATTCCGTCCGGGCAAGATCACCGGCCAGGAAGATGCCGCCGCTAAGAATGAGGCGGTGGAGATGTTTAAGAGCGGCATGACGCCCCTCTGCTGTATATCTCTCCGGACGGCGGCCGGCCTCGACGGCCTCCAGGTCGCAACCAGCGTCGTATTCGGAGAGCTGGACTGGTCGCCGGCGATCCACTCCCAATGCGAGGACCGTGCCCACCGCATCGGGCAGGAAAACTCCATCCTCTGCTATTACCTCGTTAGCGAGGACGGCTCCGACGAGACTATCCAGGAGGCTCTGGGGCTTAAGACGGAGCAATTCCTCGGCCTCATGGGAGACAAGGCGGAGACCGAAGAGGACCGCGCTATAGCCCAGACGGTGGCCACACAGCACATGAGTAATCTGGTCGAGAAGATCAAGGCTATCAAGCTGAACAAAGTTAAAAGCCCGGCATAA
- a CDS encoding helix-turn-helix transcriptional regulator, whose protein sequence is MKNIGRRIKFIRRNKKITQENLAIASGVKRAMIAKIETGVSIGSVETLNKIATALGVTVAELIDEQAATSEPPTPAA, encoded by the coding sequence ATGAAGAACATAGGACGGAGAATAAAATTCATCAGACGCAATAAAAAAATCACACAGGAAAACCTTGCCATTGCTTCTGGTGTTAAGCGGGCTATGATAGCCAAAATCGAAACCGGCGTCAGCATCGGCTCGGTTGAAACTTTAAATAAAATTGCTACAGCTCTCGGCGTTACCGTGGCCGAGCTTATCGACGAGCAGGCGGCCACGAGCGAACCGCCCACTCCGGCCGCCTAA
- a CDS encoding helix-turn-helix transcriptional regulator → MQCSFGKLCAKARDDAGFTQESAEPLLLVSVRSISDYERGVTPVPEDVVLRMMDAYHARWLGYAYLQQTNRVGQAILPAITVDRHFAQSILNLRVEMKHVGAVQDEIDEIGMDGHVDHHEHPRWLMCAKELHELAGTLFAVLLSPLHKEKDRSRAA, encoded by the coding sequence ATGCAGTGCTCGTTCGGGAAACTGTGCGCGAAGGCCAGAGATGACGCCGGATTTACCCAGGAATCGGCAGAGCCGCTTCTGCTGGTCAGTGTACGGTCCATAAGTGACTACGAGCGCGGCGTGACGCCGGTCCCCGAGGATGTCGTGCTGAGAATGATGGACGCCTATCACGCCAGGTGGCTGGGGTACGCCTACCTGCAGCAGACGAACAGGGTGGGGCAGGCGATACTTCCGGCGATCACGGTCGACCGCCACTTCGCCCAGAGCATCCTGAACCTTCGGGTGGAGATGAAGCATGTCGGCGCCGTCCAGGATGAAATCGACGAGATCGGCATGGACGGCCACGTCGACCACCACGAACATCCGCGCTGGTTAATGTGCGCCAAGGAACTTCACGAGCTTGCCGGCACACTGTTCGCAGTGCTGCTGTCGCCCCTACACAAAGAAAAAGACCGCTCAAGAGCGGCCTAA
- a CDS encoding helix-turn-helix transcriptional regulator, whose product MDVGRRLKQVLDAQGKSGRALALRVGVVPSQISKIISGTTKPSLDLLERICDELGISMSIFFFDEFERDCYLAYEQIMEEINDRNLPENEKNLVLNVLGEVKESFIPYLVKTQRLNIEKPDEDLEMFYQIYKSLSPEKQEAFKVIFRSFIQICK is encoded by the coding sequence ATGGATGTAGGTCGTCGTTTAAAACAAGTGCTTGACGCTCAAGGCAAATCGGGCCGGGCACTTGCATTAAGGGTTGGCGTTGTTCCGTCTCAGATATCTAAAATTATCAGCGGAACTACCAAGCCTTCTCTGGATTTATTAGAGCGGATTTGTGATGAGCTAGGGATTTCGATGTCTATTTTTTTCTTTGATGAATTTGAACGCGACTGTTACCTTGCTTATGAGCAGATCATGGAGGAAATTAATGACAGAAATCTCCCCGAAAACGAAAAAAACCTCGTCCTTAATGTATTGGGCGAGGTAAAAGAATCATTTATTCCATATTTAGTTAAAACACAGAGACTTAATATAGAAAAGCCTGACGAAGATTTAGAAATGTTTTACCAAATATATAAAAGCCTCTCGCCCGAAAAGCAAGAAGCTTTTAAAGTAATTTTCCGCTCATTTATTCAGATCTGTAAATAA
- a CDS encoding DNA methyltransferase encodes MNYQQFLLDKMELAKDSGFDISIDDINPALKPHQREAVRWAIRGGRRALFESFGLGKTVQELEWCRIIIAKEGGKALIVLPLGVKQEFTRDAVQLLGMDPPQYVRTMAEVAAAEADILITNYERVRDGDIDPMYFTATSLDEASVLRSYGSKTYQTFLDKFKGVRYKLLATATPAPNRYKELIHYAGYLEIMDTGQALTRFFQRDSTKANNLTLYPHKENEFWLWLSSWAMFITSPSDLGFDDTGYVLPPLKINYHEIPVNHSAGLTEKDGQVKLLRDAAVSLADAAREKRDSINARVAKMAEIVNKDPDDSFILWHDLEDERHAIKKALPAAVDIYGSQDYDIREQRVIDFSDGKIRLFATKKELSGQGCNFQRHCHRAIFIGIDYEFNDFIQAIHRIYRFLQTEQVVIDIIYTESEQQILKVLLEKWRQHDEMVAKMTAIIKKHGLSSTSLADKMARSIGVERVEVKGKHFTVTNNDCILETERMTADTIDMIVTSIPFSNHYEYTPSYNDFGHNKDNEKFFEQMDFLTPNLLRILKPGRIAAIHVKDRILFGNATGTGMPTVDPFSDLTVAHFLRHGFQYMGRITVVTDVVRENNQTYRLGWSEQCKDGSKMGVGCPEYILLFRKLPSDTSKAYADTPVAKSKDEYTRAQWQIDAHGYWRSSGDRLISKDELAALPVDNLQAVYRKYSRESVYDYHQHVALAKKLDKDGKLPASFMVVAPGSWTDGVWDDINRMKTLNTKQSQKRREMHVCPLQLDIVERLINRYSNPGEVVFDPFGGIMTVPMTAVKLGRYGQACELNSDYFRDGLGYMQVAEAMRDAPTLFDFIDEGMGHAMRLDGVKGEAG; translated from the coding sequence ATGAACTATCAGCAATTTTTACTCGACAAAATGGAGCTCGCCAAAGACAGCGGCTTCGACATATCGATCGACGACATCAACCCCGCGCTAAAGCCCCACCAGCGGGAGGCCGTCAGGTGGGCCATTAGGGGAGGACGCCGGGCGCTGTTCGAATCCTTCGGCCTGGGCAAGACGGTCCAGGAACTTGAATGGTGCCGGATCATCATCGCCAAAGAGGGAGGCAAGGCCCTGATAGTCCTCCCCCTGGGCGTGAAGCAGGAATTCACCCGCGACGCCGTGCAGCTGCTCGGCATGGATCCTCCGCAATACGTCCGGACGATGGCCGAAGTCGCCGCGGCTGAAGCCGACATCCTTATTACCAACTACGAACGGGTAAGGGACGGCGATATCGACCCCATGTATTTCACCGCCACCTCCCTCGACGAAGCCTCTGTCCTCCGGAGCTACGGCAGCAAGACCTATCAGACCTTCCTCGACAAGTTCAAGGGCGTCCGGTATAAACTTCTCGCCACGGCCACGCCGGCGCCCAACCGCTACAAGGAGCTCATCCACTACGCTGGATACCTGGAGATCATGGACACCGGCCAGGCCCTGACGAGATTCTTCCAGCGCGACAGCACCAAGGCCAACAATCTGACCCTCTACCCGCACAAGGAAAACGAATTCTGGCTGTGGCTTTCGAGCTGGGCCATGTTCATCACCTCGCCCTCCGACCTCGGTTTCGACGACACCGGCTACGTACTGCCGCCGCTCAAAATCAACTACCACGAGATCCCTGTCAACCACTCCGCCGGCCTCACCGAAAAGGACGGCCAGGTCAAGCTCCTGCGGGATGCAGCTGTTTCCCTGGCCGACGCCGCCCGGGAAAAGCGCGACAGCATCAATGCCAGGGTGGCGAAGATGGCCGAGATCGTCAACAAGGATCCCGATGATAGCTTCATCCTGTGGCATGATCTCGAGGATGAGCGACACGCCATCAAAAAAGCCCTGCCCGCCGCGGTCGATATCTACGGCAGCCAAGACTACGACATCCGCGAGCAGCGGGTAATCGACTTCAGTGACGGCAAGATCAGGCTATTCGCCACTAAAAAAGAGCTTTCCGGCCAGGGCTGCAACTTCCAGCGCCACTGCCACAGAGCCATCTTCATCGGCATCGACTACGAATTCAACGACTTTATCCAGGCTATCCACCGCATCTACCGCTTCCTCCAGACGGAGCAGGTTGTCATCGACATCATCTACACCGAGAGTGAGCAGCAGATATTGAAAGTCCTGCTCGAAAAATGGCGGCAGCATGACGAGATGGTCGCTAAGATGACCGCCATAATCAAAAAACACGGCCTGTCCAGCACCTCATTGGCAGACAAAATGGCCAGGTCAATCGGAGTTGAGAGAGTGGAAGTCAAGGGCAAGCACTTCACCGTCACCAATAACGACTGCATCCTCGAAACTGAACGGATGACAGCTGACACCATCGACATGATCGTCACGTCCATCCCCTTCAGCAACCATTACGAATACACTCCATCCTACAACGACTTCGGCCACAACAAGGATAACGAGAAGTTTTTCGAGCAGATGGACTTTTTAACCCCTAACCTCCTCCGGATACTGAAGCCCGGTCGGATCGCCGCCATCCACGTCAAGGACCGTATCCTGTTCGGCAACGCCACCGGCACGGGCATGCCCACCGTCGACCCCTTCAGCGACCTCACCGTCGCCCACTTCCTCCGTCACGGCTTCCAGTACATGGGCAGAATCACCGTCGTCACCGACGTGGTGAGGGAGAATAACCAGACCTACCGCCTCGGCTGGTCGGAGCAGTGCAAAGACGGCTCGAAGATGGGTGTCGGCTGCCCGGAGTATATTCTGCTCTTCCGTAAGCTCCCCAGCGACACCTCGAAGGCCTACGCCGATACGCCGGTGGCAAAGTCCAAGGATGAATATACCAGGGCCCAGTGGCAAATTGACGCCCACGGATATTGGCGGTCATCGGGCGACCGGCTCATCAGCAAGGACGAACTGGCCGCGCTGCCCGTCGATAACCTCCAGGCCGTCTACCGAAAATACTCGAGGGAAAGCGTCTACGATTACCACCAGCACGTCGCCCTGGCGAAGAAGCTCGACAAGGACGGTAAACTGCCGGCAAGCTTCATGGTGGTCGCCCCCGGATCCTGGACGGATGGAGTATGGGACGATATCAACCGCATGAAGACGCTCAACACGAAGCAGTCGCAGAAGCGTAGGGAAATGCACGTCTGCCCGCTGCAGCTTGATATAGTCGAGCGGCTGATAAACAGGTACAGTAACCCCGGCGAGGTAGTATTCGACCCGTTCGGGGGGATCATGACGGTCCCCATGACGGCCGTGAAACTTGGCCGCTATGGACAAGCCTGCGAACTCAACAGCGACTATTTCAGGGACGGCCTGGGATACATGCAGGTGGCCGAGGCAATGAGGGACGCGCCGACGCTGTTTGACTTCATCGACGAGGGCATGGGGCACGCGATGCGCCTCGACGGAGTGAAAGGGGAGGCGGGATGA
- a CDS encoding recombinase RecT codes for MAENKNAVEKAEKSMSARFMEMVFNEFTSGVGELSLTDSQRRLAQNYFIVLDSALKTAEEKRVKGNAGKEDRYKNNLPYTWANVDLETLSRNVVSAARMGLDPLQKNHINMVPFKNNAIQKYGIGFIDGYRGLEVKATKYGLDVPVAVIVEVVYSTDTFKPIKKDLRNNVESFEFEVNNAFDRGEIIGGFYYLVYSDQTKNRLVVMSKKEIEKRKPAHASVEFWGGEKDVWENGKKVGKEKVEGWYEQMVYKTLYRAAYGSITVDSTKIDADYMRLAQAEKSFSEGKIEDEIAEHANSQTLDIAAEVMPPDSGEPIGDANGPSTPAPAAKANVTEHPAAKAQQTTLAPTGTDGPGY; via the coding sequence ATGGCTGAAAACAAAAACGCCGTCGAAAAGGCGGAAAAATCGATGTCCGCGCGCTTCATGGAAATGGTGTTCAACGAGTTTACCAGCGGCGTCGGCGAGCTGTCTCTGACCGATTCGCAGCGGCGCCTGGCGCAAAACTACTTCATCGTTCTGGATTCCGCGCTTAAGACGGCGGAAGAGAAGCGCGTCAAGGGCAACGCCGGAAAAGAAGACAGGTATAAAAACAACCTGCCTTATACCTGGGCGAACGTCGACCTCGAAACGCTTTCCCGCAACGTCGTCTCCGCTGCCCGCATGGGCCTCGACCCGCTGCAAAAAAACCACATCAACATGGTCCCGTTCAAAAACAACGCCATCCAGAAATACGGTATCGGCTTCATCGACGGCTACCGCGGGCTGGAGGTCAAAGCCACCAAATACGGTCTGGACGTTCCCGTCGCCGTGATCGTAGAGGTTGTCTATTCGACCGACACCTTCAAGCCGATAAAGAAAGACCTCCGCAACAACGTCGAGTCGTTTGAGTTCGAAGTCAACAATGCCTTCGACCGCGGGGAAATCATCGGCGGCTTCTACTACCTCGTTTACTCCGACCAGACCAAAAACCGGCTTGTCGTTATGAGCAAAAAAGAGATCGAGAAGCGCAAGCCGGCCCATGCCTCCGTCGAGTTCTGGGGCGGCGAGAAGGACGTCTGGGAAAACGGCAAAAAGGTCGGCAAGGAGAAGGTCGAGGGCTGGTATGAGCAGATGGTCTATAAGACGCTTTACCGGGCCGCCTACGGCAGCATAACGGTCGACAGCACGAAGATCGACGCCGACTACATGCGACTGGCCCAGGCTGAGAAATCTTTCAGCGAAGGCAAAATCGAGGACGAGATCGCCGAGCACGCCAACAGTCAGACCCTCGACATCGCAGCCGAGGTCATGCCGCCGGATTCCGGTGAGCCCATCGGCGACGCCAATGGCCCGAGCACACCGGCGCCCGCCGCCAAGGCCAACGTCACCGAGCACCCCGCCGCCAAGGCCCAGCAGACCACCCTCGCCCCCACCGGCACCGACGGCCCCGGATACTGA